Genomic window (Cellulosilyticum lentocellum DSM 5427):
TTACGAAGCACTTATTAAGGATACGGTGGTGCCCTATCAGGAAAAGGTATTAAACGATCAAATTGAAGGTGCTGAAAAGAGTCATGCCATAGAAAACTTTAGATTAGCAGCGAAGGTGATTGAAACAGAAAAATGTGATGAAGCCTTTTATGGAATGATCTTTCAAGATAGTGATGTTGCAAAGTGGCTTGAAGCCGCTGCTTATACACTATTAATGCATTCAGATGAGGAGCTTGAAAAACGTTGTGATGAGGTGATTGACTTAATTGGCCGTGCGCAACATCAGGATGGGTATCTTAATACCTACTTTACTGTGAAAGAACCGGACAAGCGCTGGACTAATCTTGAGGAAGCACATGAGCTTTACTGTGCGGGGCATATGATGGAAGCTGCTGTTACTTATGCTGAATGTACAGGGAAAACAAAGTTACTTGATATAATGTGTCGTATGGCAGACCATATTTATGAACGCTTTATTGAGGATGAAGTACCAGGATATCCAGGACACCCTGAAGTTGAACTTGCTCTGATGAGGCTGTACAGATTTACGAAAAATGAGAAGTATAAGCGTCTTGCTCAGCACTTTATTGACGTTAGAGGTGTGGATAGTGATTATTTTATAAAGGAAAGTGAGTGTTACAACTGGACTGTTTGGGGTAATGACTGCAACAATAAGGAATATACCCAAAATCATCTTCCTGTAAGGGAACAGACAAAAGCCGTTGGGCATGCCGTTCGAGCAGTTTACCTTTACACAGGTATGGCTGATGTGGCAGTAGAGACTAGTGATGAAAGTCTAAAAAAAGCTTGTGAGACACTTTGGGAGAATATTACTAAGTGCAGAATGTATGTCACAGGTGCTATTGGTTCAGCTTATGAGGGAGAAGCTTTTACCAAGGACTATCACCTGCCTAATGATACAGCTTATGCTGAGACCTGTGCGGCAATCGGCTTGATTTTCTTCGCAAGAAAGATGATTGACCTTGAAAAGAACAATGAATATGCTGATATTATGGAACGCGCCCTTTATAACTGTGTCCTTGCAGGCATGCAGCTAGATGGAACAAAGTTCTTTTATGTCAATCCTCTAGAGAGCATACCTGGCATATCTGGGGAAGCCGTTACTCACCGTCATGCACTACCACAGCGTCCAAAGTGGTTTACTTGTGCATGCTGTCCTCCTAATGTGGCGAGGCTTTTATCCTCTATGGGAAGATATGCATGGAGTGAAGAAGGAAATACGGTTTATTCTCATCTTTTCATTGGGGGAACACTTGATCTGACCGACACTTTACACGGCAAAATTAAAGTTGAAACCAGCTACCCTTATGGAAACCAGGTTCGCTATAGATTTGAGCCAAATGATGAATCCATGGATTTAACTCTGGCAATTAGACTACCACTTTGGAGTGAAAATACAAGCATCATGCTAGATGAAAAGAAAGCTAATTATGAAATCAGAAATGGATATGTTTATCTTACTAAGGCGTTTACCCAGGAGGATATGGTAACTGTAACTTTTGATATGAACGTCAAACGTATTTTTGCTTCTAGTAAGATTACAGCTGATAGTGGCAAGGTGGCATTTTCAAGAGGCCCATTGATTTATTGCGCTGAGGGGATTGATAATGCTGGAGACGTCTTTAGCCTGAGAGCAAAGAAAGATGGAGAGATTGAAGCTTATAGTTCTGAAAAACTAAATGGTATTGTTGAGATTAAAATTGATGGGTATAAGGTGAGTGAGAGTAAGCTAATTTATTCTACCGTACGTCCAGAAGTACAACCTTGTAAGATTACCCTTATTCCCTATTATACATGGGGCAATCGAGGGATTAATCAGATGCGCGTATGGCTTCCAGAAGAATAATGAAAACATATTTTGCATAGACCAAGTTATTATATGATTAATACTTTAGGAGAAAGGCTATTTTTATAGTTAGTAGAAGCTAACTTAGAAATAGCTTTTTTTATTTACAAAAACTTGCTTCTAAATATATACAAGTAAAAATACGAGAAAGGTAATATATTAAGAATATTTAAAAAATATAAAATATATGATACAATTTTAGTTGTTAATTATAAAATGAAGATTATAGGAGGAAGAGTATGAATAAGAAGATAAAGAAATTACTAGTAGGGATAGTATCTGCTACATTAGTTATGACGGCTAGTGGGGGCATTTATGGACAAGCTATTGAAGCAGAACAAATTCGCATACAAGCTAATGTTGGAGAAGTACAAGTCATAGAACCTAATATATTTATATTTTTACCTAGAACTAAGCAAACTGGTAATCATGAGCTAAGAATTCTTTGCCAGGTACCTAAAGAGAGTCAAAGTGCTTTATGTGAGGTTTATCAAAACGGTAAACTAATTAAGACTTACGATATTTTAGAAACATCAATACAAGAAATGAATGGTTTCATTTTAGAAGTTCCTATTGCTGAAGTTGGTAAATATACTTACAAGGCCAATCTTATTATTGACGGAGTTAAGGTAAAGGAAGTTACTAGTCTTGAGGTAGAGCAATATAAAGAGATGCAACCTGCAAAGTTAATTTGTAAAACAAATAGTACAGGTGATGTACTCATTAGATCTGTTTTACTTCATTATGGTGAGTTAAAGAAATATGTGCTTTATGAAAATGGCAAACCTATAGAGGAAAGAAAAGTAGATAATGCCTATGTTAATAAAGATATTGAAATTCCTAATTTTGTTATTAAAAATAGACAGCCAGGTACGTATACTTATGAGATTATAGCTTATGGTAATAATACAGAGGGGGTAGTAAGTATACCTGCCATAGTTGAAGTAAAAGAAGCAACTAAAATATTAAAAACAGGGGAATTGAAGGTAACGAAGGTAGGAGAAGAAGAGGAAACAGGGATAGATGTGCTAACTATAGATATTAATATTCCTGAAGCATCTGGTGCTACTAAGTATGAGGTATATTATAATGGTATTATTGTTTTGTCAGGAGATGTAGAACAAGATCGTAATGCCATAGCAGCTATTGAAAAGCAATTAGACTATAGAGGTAGCTTAAGCTTAATAGGAGATTGGCAACTGGTTTTAAGTAATGAGGAAGGATATACTATAAGTGAGAGTCAGATCTTTACAAGAGAAGTACCTATTACTCATACAGCAATCAGTAAAAATGAGGATAACACACTTCAGCTTTTATGGGAAAATGCAACGGATGAAGAATATGTGGTATTTGTTTATGAAAATGATAGAATTGTATATACATTACTATGTGGGGCAGGATCAGAAAATCAAGTAAAGATTCCTGTTCATTCTAGTATTAAATCTGGAGATACAGCTCAATATCATCTAGAAGCATTATATGGCGAGGGGCTTTATAAATCAGAGGTCTTGAGTTATAAAATACCTGAATTAGAACTAGTACCAGCAGGACCAGTGCCAGCAGAACCTGTGGTTGCTCATAATTGTTGGAATGGAGAACAAAATTATAGTATCACATTTAATATGTGGTATGGTGTGAATGGTACTTCTTGGAGATTGTATGAAAATGATAAACTTATTTTTGAAGAATCATTAGTGGCTAATGGAACAAGTGCTCAACAAGGCAATGCCAACATGAAGAATAAGGTAGCTGGAACATATACGTATTATGCTGAATTAGTTAATGAAAATGGGGTTACAAAATCTAAGCCTATTACAGTAACGGTTAATCCAATCCTACCAGGAACACCTGTTTTGTCTTATCAAAGTAATAATAATACAGCCTATACTATTGATATGAATATGTGGTATGGCAATAACGGTAGTGAGTGGGAGCTTTATGAGAATGATAAGCTTATTATTACTAGGCCTCTAAAAGTAAATGACAAAAATGCTCAAAAAGATAGTTATATCATAGAAAATCAAATACCAGGGACCTATACTTATTATGCTGTATTAGTAGGAAGAGATGGAAAGACAACATCAGAACCTATTACAGTTAATGTATCCTATTAGCCTCAATCTTGGATGAAAAATAGGCCTATAAGTACATGTTTTTCTATTATTATGATAGTACAACCAGAGAGGAATATTTTCCAAAGTTGCTCTTATCACAAAAGAACTATCTAACTATTTTCAATAGCTAAAGGAGGCTCACTAGATGGAGGTAAAAAAGAGTCATAAACATAAGAAAGTATTTTTACCTGTACTCATTGTATTTTTAGCTTTATTATTATGTAGTATTTTAGCTGTAATTCTCTATTTTAATACAGCTAACGTTACACCAATAGCATCTACTAGCACGTTGGAAGATGCTATAACACCACCAAGCAAAGAGCCTGAAATACCTCCGGTTGTGGAGGATACGCTTATAGATAAACCATTACCTAATATCACTACTGATAAGTACATATTCTTATGTCCAGACGAATGGAAAGAGAAAATCTCCATAAAGTATTCTGATGATACTAAAGATGTAACGATATATCACAATTGTCCACCTGAATGTTGTGATCCTGTATATCCTCAACAATTAATGGGAATTGTTACTCTAACCACCAAAGAACTTGAAGAAGAAAAAGCTAGTTTTAAAAATCCAGATCAATTTCCAAAAAACCGCATAGTACTCCAGACTTCGGAGTTTACAATTATGTGGGTTCCTTCATTAACCAACGACCATAGCATTGAAAAGTACTCTGATGAACTTAGTGAAATGGGCAAATTAAGGCCTACTATTCATACATTCTTTAGTTTGAGAAATTAACTTCTACAATAAAACCCGTGTTAATGCACAAAGGTTGTGCATTAACACGGGCAATCAGACTACCATTTTAGAGTGAGAATACAAACATCATGCTAGGTGGGAAGAAAGCTAATTGTAAAATCAGAAATTTGAGATTAGAGTATCTTCCTCATAAACATTCCCATGGGTTGCTCAAACGGGGTACCATTAAGCAATAAGCCACCACAATCTACATAGCCAAGTTTTCGATAAAAATATTGAGTACTTTCATCTACTTGAGTAGAGAGAAGAAGCATTTTATCCCCCATAAAATTCAAATTTATAAGTCTATAAAACATTTATTTTTAATAGTTTATACTGTTTATCTGAATAGTTCAACCTTTGACTTTTCACAGTTTTTTTAGATTTACAGCATTTAAGTTGTGATGGCAAGGTAAGAAGTTTAAAATAAAATGTTTAAAAATGCATTTTAACATAATAATATGCAAAATATAATATAAATGCTTTGTTTTAAGTGTATAATTATGCTATAATCATAAATAATGAAAAGTCTAAATAATATGAGCAGTTAGGGGGTTATTGGGCTATCATGAATCTTAACTTTGGAGGATCGTGGTTAATGGAGAGTAAAAAGGTTTTAATTATTGGTTCAGGTCCTATTATTATAGGCCAAGCATGTGAGTTTGATTATTCAGGAACACAGGCATGTAAAGCGCTCAGAAAATTAGGACATCAAATTATCCTAGTTAATTCTAACCCAGCAACGATTATGACTGACCCAGGTATTGCAGACATTACTTACATCGAGCCTCTTAATGCAGAGCGCCTTGAAGAAATTATTGCTAAAGAACGTCCTGATTGGTTATTACCTAATTTAGGCGGACAATCAGGCCTTAACTTATGTTCAGAGCTTAATCAATTAGGCATTTTAAAAAAATATAATGTAGAGGTTATAGGCGTTCAAGTAGATGCCATTGAAAGAGGAGAAGACCGTGTTGAATTTAAAAAGACCATGGATAGCTTAGGTATTGAAATGGCTAGAAGTGAAGTGGCCTATACTGTTGAAGAAGCTTTAGCTATTGCAGAGCAGCTAGGTTATCCTGTAGTACTTAGACCAGCTTATACCATGGGAGGAGCAGGTGGCGGCTTAGTTTATAACACAGATGAGCTTAAAACCGTTTGTGCTAGAGGACTTCAGGCCAGTTTAGTGGGACAGGTCTTAGTAGAAGAATCTATTCTAGGCTGGGAAGAATTAGAATTAGAAGTTGTACGTGATGCTAAAGGGAATATGATTACAGTATGTTTTATTGAAAATATTGATCCATTAGGCGTACATACAGGTGACTCTTTTTGCTCAGCACCTATGTTAACTATTTCAGAGGATGTTCAAAAGGAATTGCAGCGTCAAGCTTATAAAATTGTAGAAGCGATAGAGGTCATAGGTGGTACTAATGTACAGTTTGCTCGCCATACAGAAACAGGACGTATTATTGTTATTGAGATTAACCCAAGAACCTCTCGTTCTTCAGCCTTAGCTTCTAAAGCAACAGGTTTTCCTATTGCCCTCGTATCAGCCATGCTAGCAACAGGACTTACTTTAGCGGATATTCCTTGTGGTAAATATGGGACTTTAGATAAATACAAACCAGATGGAGACTATGTGGTTATTAAATTTGCACGCTGGGCCTTTGAGAAGTTTAAAAATGCAGAGGATAAACTGGGTACACAAATGCGTGCTGTAGGAGAAGTCATGAGCATTGGTAAAACCTATAAGGAAGCTTTTCAAAAAGCCATTAGGAGCCTTGAAACAGGTCGCTATGGACTAGGCTTTGCTAAAGATTTTAATAAGCTATCTAAAAAAGAACTTTTAGCTCATCTTCATGTCCCCACTAGTGAAAGACAGTTCATCATGTATGAAGCCCTTAGAAAAGGGGCTACTGTAGAGGAACTCTTTAACCTTACCAAGATTAAACCTTATTTCATTGAGCAAATGAAAGAATTAGTAGAAGAAGAAAATGCTCTAATCGCTAGGAAAGGAGCTGTTCCAGAAAAAGAAATACTCCTTCAAGCTAAACAAGATGGTTTCTCAGATAAGTATTTAGCCAAGCTGCTAGAAGTGTCTGAAGAAGAGGTAAGAGCTAAACGCCTTGAATATGGCATTACAGAAGCTTGGGAAGGTGTTCATGTAAGTGGCACACCAGACTCGGCTTACTACTATTCTAGCTATCATATAAAAGATGAAACAAAGGTAAACACAGATAAACCTAAAATTATGATTTTAGGAAGTGGCCCTAATCGCATTGGTCAAGGGATTGAATTTGACTATTGCTGCGTACATGCAGCTACTGCACTTAAGGAGCTAGGCTTTGAAACCATTATGGTGAACTGTAATCCTGAGACTGTTTCAACAGATTATGATACTTCTGACAAACTTTATTTTGAGCCTCTTACCTTAGAAGATGTCTTAAGCATTCATGAAAAAGAAAAACCACTTGGCGTTATTGCACAGTTTGGCGGTCAAACACCTCTTAATTTAGCAGCTGATCTTAAAAAAGCAGGGGTTAATATTCTAGGTACGAGTCCAGAAACTATTGATTTTGCAGAAGATAGAGATTTATTTAGAGCCATGATGGAGAAACTAGAAATCCCTATGCCAGAGTCTGGAATGGCTGTGAATGTAGAGGAAGCCTTAGCTATTGCTAAGCGTATTGGTTATCCGGTAATGGTGAGACCTTCTTATGTATTAGGTGGTCGTGGCATGGAAGTGGTACATGATGCTGAAAGTCTTGAAGTCTACATGAAAGCTGCAGTAGGCGTGACACCAGATCGTCCAATCTTAATTGATCGATTTTTACATAATGCTATGGAGTGTGAGGCTGATGCCATAAGTGATGGAGAAAATGTTTTTGTACCAGCGGTTATGGAGCATATTGAGCTTGCGGGTATTCACTCAGGTGACTCTGCATGCATTCTGCCATCTCTCAATATTTCAGAAGAAAATGTGGCGATTATCAAAGACTATACTAAACGTATTGCTAAAGAAATGGGTGTTCGCGGCTTAATGAATATGCAGTATGCTATTGAAGATAACAAGGTATATGTCTTAGAAGCCAACCCACGTGCTTCTCGTACAGTACCATTAGTTTCAAAGGTATGTAATGTTCAGATGGTGAGGCTGGCAACAGAGATTATCACTAGTGAGATTACTCATAAACCATCACCTGTACCAGCACTAAGGGACAGGGTATTTAATCATCATGGCGTAAAAGAAGCTGTTTTCCCATTTAATATGTTCCATGAAGTCGATCCACTTCTAGGGCCTGAAATGCGCTCTACAGGTGAAGTGCTTGGTATGTCAGATAACTTTGGAGAAGCTTTTTATAAAGCTCAAGAAGCTACACAAACCAAGATTGCTTTGGAGGGAACAGTGCTTATTAGTGTCAATGATAGGGATAAAGCTGAAGTCGTAGAAATAGCCAGAGGCTTTGCTGAATGTGGCTTTAAGATTATTGCTACGAGAGGAACAGCAGACCTTTTAAAGGCTAATGGTATCCCAGCAGAAAAGATTTTTAAATTAAATCAAGGTCGTCCTAATATTTTAGATGCTATTACTAATAATGAAGTTCAAATCGTCATTAATACACCGAATGATAAAGTAGGAGCAGATGATGATAGCTACATTAGAAAAGCAGCTATTAGAAAACGCGTATTCTACGTAACGACTATGGCAGGTGCCAGAGCTACTGTAGAAGGGATCAAAGCCGTTAAAGCTGGCAAGGGGCGTACGATTAAATCTTTGCAAGAATTCCATAATGAAATTCAGTAAGATTAGGAATAAAGCATGCAAAAGCATCATGATAGTGAGGCTTTTGCGTGCTTTTATATTTTTAAAAGAATAAAAAAAGTATAAAGAATAAAGTTTGTACTATAGAAAAGATTTCTAATAGGGAGTATGATAAAGGCATAGAATAAGAAAGAAGACTCATATCTATGAGATATGTAGGAAAGGAGAAAATTATGTACGATGTCATTATCATTGGTGCAGGTACGGCTGGTTTGTCTGCATCAATCTATACGTCACGAGCAGGTAAGAGTACCTTACTTCTTGAAGGATATTTGCCTGGCGGACAAATTGTTAGTTCTAAAGAAATAGAAAATTACCCAGGGATTAAACATATATCGGGTGCTGACTTTGCATCTGCTCTCTATGAGCAAGCACTTTCATTAGGAGCAACCATTAAATATGAGAATGCCACCTCAATAGAAGGCTTTCCTGATAAAAAGGTTGTGAGAACAGATCAAGCTACTTATGAATGTAAAAGTATTATCATTGCAACAGGAGCCACCAAAAGAGCATTAGGCTTAGAACGAGAACAAGAATTAACAGGCTTAGGTGTATCCTATTGCGCTGTATGTGATGGTGCATTTTTCAAAGGAAAAGAAGTGGCAGTTGTAGGCGGTGGTAATACTGCTGTTGAAGATGCCATCTTTCTCTCTGCTTATTGTAAAAAGGTCTATCTTATTCATCGAAAGGATAGCTTTAGAGCAGAAACACGTTTAGTAGAAACACTGGAGGCTAGGGAAAATGTATCCTTCATCTTAGAAAGTGTTGTTACAAAGCTACATGGTGAAGGGCGTCTAGAAGGAATAGACATAAAAAGTAAATCAGGTGAAGAAACATTTTTACCCCTAGATGGCCTTTTTGTTGCAGTTGGGCAAATACCTGCTAATGACTTTTGTGCCAATATGGTAGCCTTAGACCCTGAAGGTTATATTATTGCTGGTGAAAACTGTAAAACAAATGCAGAGGGAATCTTTGTTGCTGGAGATTGTCGTACCAAAACCATACGTCAGTTAACAACAGCTTCTAGCGATGGTACTATTGCAGGCCTTGCTGCATGTGAATATATTGATAGCTTAACTCACTAAAGAGAAGAAGGCTACTACTAAAGCTAGTTCAACTAGTTTTGGAAGTAGCCTTTTGAGTGATTAAAGGAGGAAGAAGATGATCAGGGTAATGTTTGTATGTCACGGCAATATTTGTCGTTCACCTATGGCCGAGTTTGTAATGAGAGATATGGTGAATAAACGTGGGCTTAGTCAAGAATTCTACATAGCATCTTCAGCAACAAGCACAGAAGAAATAGGTAATGGTGTTCACTATGGAACGAAGCGTAAGTTAAAGGAATATAACATTTTAACTGATGGCAAGTGTGCAGTGCAGTTAACGAAAAAGGATTACAATGCGTATGATTATTTCTTAGGGATGGATAGTAGAAATATCACCAATATGCGTAGAATATTGGGTGATGATCCTAAGAAAAAAATCTATAGACTGCTAGACTTTTCTCCCTGTCCCAGAGATATTGCGGACCCATGGTATACAGGGGATTTTGACAGGACCTATGAAGATGTTTATGAAGGGTGTAGCGAGTTTTTAAGGTTTATTCTAGAAGAAAATAAAAAATGATAAGAGTAGGGATAGAGTAATAACAAAATTTAAAAAGGAGACTCAAAGATAGAAATCTTGAGTCTCCCTTTTAAATAAGAGAAGAAAGTTAGAATTACCAACTTAATGAGATTGTAATAGGATCATCACTATTATTAGTGAGGGTGGCCAATAAAAAGTAATCATATTGATTAAGTGTATTGTAGTCACTAGGATAAGTAAATTGATTACCAAGAGAGTAAGAATAAGCATTACCTTCATCCACCCAAGCTTTAAGGGCAGTTAGCGCTTCTTCTAAGTCTTTCTTTTTGGCAAGATCTTTAGTAATATTGTTGAATTTAAGGACATCCGATTTAATCATATCAAGGCACTGTTTGGTATGTTTT
Coding sequences:
- a CDS encoding glycoside hydrolase family 127 protein, translating into MNDMLKKFTVTDKFFGYYEALIKDTVVPYQEKVLNDQIEGAEKSHAIENFRLAAKVIETEKCDEAFYGMIFQDSDVAKWLEAAAYTLLMHSDEELEKRCDEVIDLIGRAQHQDGYLNTYFTVKEPDKRWTNLEEAHELYCAGHMMEAAVTYAECTGKTKLLDIMCRMADHIYERFIEDEVPGYPGHPEVELALMRLYRFTKNEKYKRLAQHFIDVRGVDSDYFIKESECYNWTVWGNDCNNKEYTQNHLPVREQTKAVGHAVRAVYLYTGMADVAVETSDESLKKACETLWENITKCRMYVTGAIGSAYEGEAFTKDYHLPNDTAYAETCAAIGLIFFARKMIDLEKNNEYADIMERALYNCVLAGMQLDGTKFFYVNPLESIPGISGEAVTHRHALPQRPKWFTCACCPPNVARLLSSMGRYAWSEEGNTVYSHLFIGGTLDLTDTLHGKIKVETSYPYGNQVRYRFEPNDESMDLTLAIRLPLWSENTSIMLDEKKANYEIRNGYVYLTKAFTQEDMVTVTFDMNVKRIFASSKITADSGKVAFSRGPLIYCAEGIDNAGDVFSLRAKKDGEIEAYSSEKLNGIVEIKIDGYKVSESKLIYSTVRPEVQPCKITLIPYYTWGNRGINQMRVWLPEE
- a CDS encoding chitinase N-terminal domain-containing protein, with protein sequence MNKKIKKLLVGIVSATLVMTASGGIYGQAIEAEQIRIQANVGEVQVIEPNIFIFLPRTKQTGNHELRILCQVPKESQSALCEVYQNGKLIKTYDILETSIQEMNGFILEVPIAEVGKYTYKANLIIDGVKVKEVTSLEVEQYKEMQPAKLICKTNSTGDVLIRSVLLHYGELKKYVLYENGKPIEERKVDNAYVNKDIEIPNFVIKNRQPGTYTYEIIAYGNNTEGVVSIPAIVEVKEATKILKTGELKVTKVGEEEETGIDVLTIDINIPEASGATKYEVYYNGIIVLSGDVEQDRNAIAAIEKQLDYRGSLSLIGDWQLVLSNEEGYTISESQIFTREVPITHTAISKNEDNTLQLLWENATDEEYVVFVYENDRIVYTLLCGAGSENQVKIPVHSSIKSGDTAQYHLEALYGEGLYKSEVLSYKIPELELVPAGPVPAEPVVAHNCWNGEQNYSITFNMWYGVNGTSWRLYENDKLIFEESLVANGTSAQQGNANMKNKVAGTYTYYAELVNENGVTKSKPITVTVNPILPGTPVLSYQSNNNTAYTIDMNMWYGNNGSEWELYENDKLIITRPLKVNDKNAQKDSYIIENQIPGTYTYYAVLVGRDGKTTSEPITVNVSY
- the carB gene encoding carbamoyl-phosphate synthase large subunit, which gives rise to MESKKVLIIGSGPIIIGQACEFDYSGTQACKALRKLGHQIILVNSNPATIMTDPGIADITYIEPLNAERLEEIIAKERPDWLLPNLGGQSGLNLCSELNQLGILKKYNVEVIGVQVDAIERGEDRVEFKKTMDSLGIEMARSEVAYTVEEALAIAEQLGYPVVLRPAYTMGGAGGGLVYNTDELKTVCARGLQASLVGQVLVEESILGWEELELEVVRDAKGNMITVCFIENIDPLGVHTGDSFCSAPMLTISEDVQKELQRQAYKIVEAIEVIGGTNVQFARHTETGRIIVIEINPRTSRSSALASKATGFPIALVSAMLATGLTLADIPCGKYGTLDKYKPDGDYVVIKFARWAFEKFKNAEDKLGTQMRAVGEVMSIGKTYKEAFQKAIRSLETGRYGLGFAKDFNKLSKKELLAHLHVPTSERQFIMYEALRKGATVEELFNLTKIKPYFIEQMKELVEEENALIARKGAVPEKEILLQAKQDGFSDKYLAKLLEVSEEEVRAKRLEYGITEAWEGVHVSGTPDSAYYYSSYHIKDETKVNTDKPKIMILGSGPNRIGQGIEFDYCCVHAATALKELGFETIMVNCNPETVSTDYDTSDKLYFEPLTLEDVLSIHEKEKPLGVIAQFGGQTPLNLAADLKKAGVNILGTSPETIDFAEDRDLFRAMMEKLEIPMPESGMAVNVEEALAIAKRIGYPVMVRPSYVLGGRGMEVVHDAESLEVYMKAAVGVTPDRPILIDRFLHNAMECEADAISDGENVFVPAVMEHIELAGIHSGDSACILPSLNISEENVAIIKDYTKRIAKEMGVRGLMNMQYAIEDNKVYVLEANPRASRTVPLVSKVCNVQMVRLATEIITSEITHKPSPVPALRDRVFNHHGVKEAVFPFNMFHEVDPLLGPEMRSTGEVLGMSDNFGEAFYKAQEATQTKIALEGTVLISVNDRDKAEVVEIARGFAECGFKIIATRGTADLLKANGIPAEKIFKLNQGRPNILDAITNNEVQIVINTPNDKVGADDDSYIRKAAIRKRVFYVTTMAGARATVEGIKAVKAGKGRTIKSLQEFHNEIQ
- the trxB gene encoding thioredoxin-disulfide reductase — its product is MYDVIIIGAGTAGLSASIYTSRAGKSTLLLEGYLPGGQIVSSKEIENYPGIKHISGADFASALYEQALSLGATIKYENATSIEGFPDKKVVRTDQATYECKSIIIATGATKRALGLEREQELTGLGVSYCAVCDGAFFKGKEVAVVGGGNTAVEDAIFLSAYCKKVYLIHRKDSFRAETRLVETLEARENVSFILESVVTKLHGEGRLEGIDIKSKSGEETFLPLDGLFVAVGQIPANDFCANMVALDPEGYIIAGENCKTNAEGIFVAGDCRTKTIRQLTTASSDGTIAGLAACEYIDSLTH
- a CDS encoding low molecular weight protein-tyrosine-phosphatase, with translation MIRVMFVCHGNICRSPMAEFVMRDMVNKRGLSQEFYIASSATSTEEIGNGVHYGTKRKLKEYNILTDGKCAVQLTKKDYNAYDYFLGMDSRNITNMRRILGDDPKKKIYRLLDFSPCPRDIADPWYTGDFDRTYEDVYEGCSEFLRFILEENKK